A genomic stretch from Sulfobacillus thermosulfidooxidans includes:
- the hflX gene encoding GTPase HflX, translating into MQSERVILVGTSEKGEAARIRGLQELDELALLVAQAGGEVTYKYLQSRDNPDDGLGPGALHDIAAKVEELQSPVVVSNDDLAPSRLHQWARILGPDVRIIDRTQVILDIFAQRAQSREGRIQVELAQLKYLLPRLRQSGRTPSRAGAGIGTRGPGETHLEMDRRKIRTRIKNLEESIAILQRERTARRRRRQYHRVPLITMVGYTNVGKSTLFERMTRRAQLAQDALFVTLDPSVHRILIPGTGPALLTDTVGFVQRLPHTLVAAFRATLDEVVEADVLLEVLDASVPTLDQQQDAIEQVLEEIGAQHIKRVKVYNQWDKLPPDTIRPQDGVAISARYDTNFTDLYTAIGRALTDFYVERWIFVRWDDAMKWQRIYQDVQIVQRQDTEDGARLLVRAPSHLLPLLSGAMEESP; encoded by the coding sequence ATGCAATCCGAACGAGTTATTCTTGTAGGTACCTCCGAAAAGGGAGAAGCGGCTAGAATCCGGGGATTACAAGAGTTAGACGAATTAGCGCTGCTCGTGGCTCAGGCTGGTGGTGAAGTCACATATAAATATTTACAATCCCGTGATAATCCCGATGACGGGTTAGGACCTGGAGCTCTTCACGACATTGCGGCTAAAGTGGAAGAACTCCAAAGTCCTGTGGTGGTGTCCAACGATGATCTTGCGCCGTCGCGATTGCACCAATGGGCACGCATTTTGGGCCCTGATGTCCGGATTATCGACCGCACCCAAGTAATATTGGACATTTTTGCTCAGCGTGCGCAGTCTCGGGAGGGACGTATTCAGGTTGAATTGGCGCAACTAAAATATTTACTTCCGAGGCTCCGGCAAAGTGGGAGAACACCGTCACGGGCAGGGGCCGGGATAGGTACCCGCGGTCCGGGAGAAACGCATTTGGAAATGGACCGAAGGAAAATCCGAACACGGATCAAAAATTTAGAAGAGTCGATTGCGATTTTGCAGCGGGAGCGCACAGCTCGCCGGCGAAGACGCCAATATCACCGTGTGCCTTTAATTACCATGGTGGGTTACACGAATGTGGGCAAATCCACCTTATTTGAACGGATGACGCGCCGTGCTCAACTGGCCCAAGATGCGTTGTTCGTAACGTTAGATCCCAGTGTCCACCGCATTTTGATCCCAGGTACTGGACCTGCTCTCTTAACCGATACCGTCGGATTTGTCCAACGTTTACCTCATACGTTAGTGGCCGCATTTCGCGCGACCCTTGATGAAGTTGTGGAAGCTGATGTGCTGTTAGAGGTCCTTGACGCATCCGTGCCGACATTAGATCAGCAGCAAGACGCCATCGAACAAGTTTTAGAGGAGATAGGGGCCCAGCACATTAAGCGCGTTAAGGTATACAACCAATGGGATAAGTTGCCACCTGATACAATAAGGCCCCAAGATGGTGTCGCCATTTCTGCACGTTATGATACCAATTTTACTGATTTATATACCGCGATAGGCCGGGCACTGACAGATTTTTACGTAGAGCGCTGGATTTTTGTGCGATGGGACGATGCGATGAAATGGCAGAGAATTTATCAAGATGTGCAAATCGTTCAGCGCCAAGACACTGAAGACGGGGCACGCTTATTGGTCCGGGCTCCTTCACATTTACTTCCTCTACTAAGTGGGGCGATGGAAGAAAGCCCCTAA
- a CDS encoding tetratricopeptide repeat protein: MIKKAIGVGFPLLLLPWLSACGTDAYLVPPQARNAPKEILMDQQAVEQRMQSIQFNLTRAITTEESAVIQDPTYAEGYSRLAQLFWQNHEPQAALVEAQKACQLQPSNVTYWNNLGQLALNTHHLRTASTAFHEALSHDPTNWTAYVGLGQVAIAQHQPNLAHVDATKALEFGGPQGPVFDLDGQVNQLKGNWNNAATFYRDAIAANPNWWQGYYDLAVVEIHWGEISLAEQNLRQALTDNPGSSSAWLLLQSLPQTNKS; encoded by the coding sequence ATGATAAAGAAAGCTATCGGCGTTGGGTTTCCATTATTACTACTTCCGTGGCTTAGTGCATGTGGAACGGACGCGTATTTAGTTCCCCCCCAAGCCCGAAACGCGCCTAAAGAGATTCTCATGGACCAACAAGCCGTGGAACAGCGGATGCAAAGTATCCAATTTAATTTGACGCGGGCTATCACGACCGAAGAAAGTGCGGTAATTCAAGATCCAACATACGCTGAAGGCTACAGTCGCTTAGCCCAGTTATTTTGGCAGAATCATGAACCGCAAGCGGCTTTAGTTGAAGCACAAAAGGCCTGTCAGCTTCAACCTAGTAACGTGACGTATTGGAATAATTTGGGGCAATTAGCCCTTAATACACATCATCTTAGAACGGCATCCACAGCATTTCATGAGGCGTTATCACACGATCCGACGAACTGGACGGCGTATGTGGGCCTTGGGCAAGTGGCGATTGCACAGCACCAGCCAAATCTTGCTCATGTCGATGCAACAAAAGCCTTAGAATTTGGCGGACCACAAGGTCCCGTATTTGATCTTGATGGACAAGTTAATCAACTTAAGGGTAACTGGAATAATGCGGCAACGTTTTACCGCGATGCTATTGCTGCTAATCCCAATTGGTGGCAAGGTTATTATGACTTGGCGGTGGTTGAAATTCATTGGGGTGAGATTTCGTTAGCTGAACAGAATCTACGGCAGGCATTAACGGATAATCCGGGAAGTTCTTCGGCATGGCTGTTGTTGCAGTCTTTGCCTCAAACGAACAAATCGTAG
- a CDS encoding NUDIX hydrolase translates to MPKNPKIGVAAVIKNAQGELLAIRRGHEPEQGRWALPGGHLEWGETLVEAVQREVHEEVGIDVYPERLLYVAEIRLPEAHFVVLDFAARIIGSDHVRSQSDALEAQWINLAYLDQIEWAQGMKSFFQDDTVRAYLCI, encoded by the coding sequence ATGCCAAAGAACCCTAAAATTGGTGTGGCAGCAGTTATCAAAAATGCACAAGGCGAGCTTCTGGCCATTCGTCGCGGCCATGAGCCCGAACAGGGACGCTGGGCATTACCCGGTGGGCATTTAGAATGGGGAGAGACGCTCGTCGAGGCTGTCCAGCGTGAAGTGCACGAAGAGGTGGGCATAGACGTTTACCCGGAGCGTCTTCTTTATGTTGCCGAGATTAGGTTGCCCGAAGCTCATTTTGTTGTTCTGGATTTTGCAGCCCGAATTATTGGTTCGGACCATGTGAGATCGCAATCGGATGCCCTAGAAGCGCAGTGGATCAATCTGGCCTATTTAGACCAGATTGAGTGGGCACAAGGGATGAAATCTTTTTTTCAGGATGATACGGTGCGAGCTTATTTATGCATATGA
- a CDS encoding DUF4264 family protein: protein MKVSADHEKLVMLGQRRFNGFTPYQVVTFLNQILKERGVIFGLRQLGDDNELTIYDISDNAKEP, encoded by the coding sequence ATGAAGGTGTCAGCGGATCACGAAAAATTAGTTATGCTAGGGCAACGCCGGTTTAATGGTTTTACCCCTTATCAAGTCGTGACATTTCTCAATCAAATTTTAAAAGAGCGTGGTGTGATTTTCGGTTTACGTCAGTTGGGCGACGACAACGAATTAACCATTTACGACATCTCGGATAATGCCAAAGAACCCTAA
- a CDS encoding alpha/beta-type small acid-soluble spore protein, protein MARRKRGPSLLPESVRDQFKYEIASDLGLSHEIAVKGWADMPTRQLGRIGGKIGGNMVKVMIREAEKALEDSN, encoded by the coding sequence ATGGCCCGACGCAAGCGCGGTCCATCATTGTTACCGGAAAGTGTCCGCGATCAATTCAAATATGAAATCGCGAGCGATCTCGGTCTCAGTCACGAAATCGCCGTTAAAGGATGGGCTGACATGCCGACTCGCCAATTAGGACGAATTGGCGGAAAAATCGGCGGAAACATGGTTAAAGTCATGATCCGTGAAGCCGAAAAAGCATTGGAAGACAGCAACTGA
- a CDS encoding peptidoglycan-binding protein, with amino-acid sequence MAGITSNLIASALSLSLLSPGNLKTTQMNNPVAVASLQADLDALGFNAGPIDGQMSTRTYQAMAEFVTQFGQSPSQSLGQQVSQIVKSLPNLGTELSGTSILAMQTWLSRWHLYHGPLNGQSSSGFMQAIRQFERKTGIPVTNQLDGITLASLAHLAVITQAVHHHWTYVAEKGDQMRQLAWAAGLPLSQFESLNTLHGSLLWVGQVVNFSSSSLSRKSHFSSPDLHQHLGTTAPDNGTSSAQGHNSSHPVSSTPSQNIFTPAPSSAIFSNIQPIAAFVVYNPSRKVLTALLQAQKRFPHDLIDVAVTGLWAVNHPQSMKSLAQSGNEIIISGYTGISLNQLPAWGVRQEITWAKRAMLTTAGIAPVFVSQPISFNQSTTSLIDGLNMIGMSPNVMMPSSSWSTNLATSMLLSHVNQIVGTTDYPQSVEQWDNFFKALQSRHFVFLNLGQIWANGA; translated from the coding sequence ATGGCGGGAATTACGTCAAATCTCATTGCGAGTGCGCTATCGTTGTCCTTGCTGTCACCGGGCAATCTCAAAACAACGCAAATGAATAACCCGGTGGCCGTGGCGTCTCTCCAAGCTGATCTCGATGCCTTGGGGTTCAATGCGGGTCCGATTGATGGCCAGATGTCGACGCGGACCTATCAAGCGATGGCAGAGTTCGTGACACAGTTTGGGCAAAGTCCGTCTCAATCGTTGGGACAGCAAGTTTCGCAGATTGTCAAATCTTTGCCGAATTTGGGAACGGAATTGTCCGGAACCAGTATTTTGGCCATGCAGACGTGGTTAAGCCGGTGGCATCTTTACCACGGCCCCTTAAATGGTCAGTCATCTTCTGGATTCATGCAAGCCATTCGGCAATTCGAACGGAAGACGGGAATTCCGGTGACAAACCAATTGGATGGCATAACCCTTGCAAGCCTTGCGCATTTGGCAGTGATCACTCAAGCAGTCCACCATCATTGGACATATGTGGCTGAAAAGGGCGACCAAATGCGCCAGTTGGCATGGGCTGCTGGTCTTCCCTTATCGCAATTTGAATCCCTAAATACTCTTCATGGCAGCTTATTATGGGTTGGACAAGTGGTAAATTTTTCATCCTCATCACTGTCCAGGAAATCCCACTTCAGTTCCCCAGACCTTCATCAGCATCTCGGAACGACGGCGCCTGACAACGGGACAAGCTCAGCCCAAGGGCACAATTCTTCTCACCCTGTCTCATCGACACCGTCACAAAACATCTTTACCCCGGCCCCATCTTCCGCTATCTTTAGTAACATTCAGCCCATTGCTGCCTTTGTGGTCTATAATCCCTCACGCAAGGTGTTAACGGCATTACTGCAAGCACAAAAACGTTTTCCGCATGATTTGATTGACGTGGCTGTTACCGGCTTATGGGCAGTGAACCATCCCCAGAGCATGAAGTCATTGGCTCAAAGTGGTAATGAAATTATCATCAGTGGATATACCGGGATCTCTTTGAATCAATTGCCAGCGTGGGGTGTGCGCCAAGAAATAACGTGGGCAAAACGTGCAATGCTAACGACAGCAGGCATCGCTCCGGTGTTTGTGAGTCAGCCAATTTCCTTTAATCAATCGACTACAAGCCTCATCGATGGCCTGAACATGATCGGTATGTCACCGAATGTGATGATGCCGTCCTCTTCGTGGTCTACCAACCTAGCGACGTCGATGTTGCTATCTCATGTGAATCAAATTGTGGGAACGACGGATTATCCCCAAAGCGTTGAACAGTGGGATAACTTTTTTAAAGCTCTTCAATCGCGCCATTTTGTGTTTTTGAACTTAGGCCAAATTTGGGCGAATGGAGCATAA
- a CDS encoding TIGR04086 family membrane protein: protein MSVSVILRGFMAGALAAALIAFILALIDFNTVLSSGIVSVALWTGTLMVSAISGWVAGRGADQAGWIHGMLASLTVFLVGKVIAENLHMGAGNHLWIGMAVSMIVGMIGGMWGANTQY, encoded by the coding sequence ATGAGTGTATCAGTGATTTTACGCGGGTTCATGGCAGGAGCTTTGGCAGCGGCTTTGATCGCCTTTATTTTAGCCTTAATTGATTTTAATACGGTGTTAAGCAGCGGCATCGTTTCTGTGGCCTTATGGACAGGGACGTTAATGGTTTCTGCCATTAGCGGGTGGGTTGCGGGGAGAGGAGCAGATCAGGCGGGCTGGATTCATGGCATGTTGGCGTCCCTGACGGTATTTCTCGTGGGAAAAGTTATCGCCGAAAATTTGCATATGGGTGCTGGCAATCATTTATGGATCGGAATGGCTGTTTCCATGATTGTCGGAATGATTGGCGGCATGTGGGGAGCCAACACGCAATACTGA
- a CDS encoding alpha/beta-type small acid-soluble spore protein encodes MVQTSSDNRPEEPESEEALDQLKFEVAEDLGLDDDIKKRGWANMTTREVGKIGGNMVRRLVQKAEKDLSHHEP; translated from the coding sequence GTGGTGCAGACGAGTTCCGATAACCGCCCGGAAGAACCTGAATCCGAAGAAGCCCTCGATCAGTTGAAGTTTGAAGTGGCCGAGGATCTGGGGCTCGATGATGATATCAAAAAACGCGGTTGGGCCAATATGACAACGCGTGAAGTCGGAAAAATCGGTGGCAATATGGTACGACGTCTCGTCCAAAAAGCCGAGAAGGATTTATCTCATCATGAACCGTAG
- the surE gene encoding 5'/3'-nucleotidase SurE has protein sequence MKRQQILITNDDGINALGLSLLAGTMSEVADVYVVSPELERSAMGHAITMHKPLHATPVSFLTGVQRAWRINGTPSDCVKLGIEMLLPEKPDLLLSGINHGSNLGRDIYYSGTVSAAMEGMFLGVPSMALSYNGEDEEGLQWAAEFTKKWVFSENFERPPKGILYNVNFPSISQGIPSQLAWVRLGRREYANDFHKRVDPRGREYFWLAGHVQDVTEDTGTDVGALAAGFITVTPLHMDATAYHLLPENNRIEVPSWPKL, from the coding sequence ATGAAACGCCAACAAATTTTAATTACGAATGATGATGGTATTAACGCGTTAGGTTTATCTCTTCTTGCTGGAACCATGAGTGAGGTAGCAGACGTTTATGTGGTCTCACCAGAATTAGAACGTAGTGCCATGGGTCATGCTATTACGATGCACAAGCCACTCCATGCCACTCCCGTGAGCTTTCTTACGGGTGTTCAGAGGGCATGGCGTATTAACGGAACCCCTTCAGATTGTGTGAAATTGGGCATAGAAATGTTGCTGCCGGAAAAACCGGACTTGTTATTATCAGGAATTAATCACGGGTCGAATTTAGGACGCGATATCTATTATTCGGGAACCGTCTCCGCGGCAATGGAAGGCATGTTTCTAGGCGTTCCGTCTATGGCATTGTCTTATAATGGAGAGGATGAAGAAGGACTACAATGGGCAGCGGAGTTTACCAAGAAGTGGGTCTTCAGCGAAAACTTTGAGCGACCTCCCAAAGGCATCTTATACAATGTGAATTTTCCTAGTATATCTCAAGGGATCCCGTCACAGCTAGCCTGGGTCAGGTTGGGGCGTCGTGAATACGCTAATGACTTCCACAAGCGGGTGGATCCCCGAGGGCGAGAATATTTTTGGCTTGCTGGCCACGTTCAAGATGTGACAGAGGATACAGGCACAGACGTTGGGGCATTGGCGGCAGGGTTCATTACGGTTACGCCGCTGCACATGGATGCTACAGCATATCACTTGTTGCCCGAAAATAACCGCATTGAAGTTCCATCATGGCCTAAGTTGTAG
- a CDS encoding helicase C-terminal domain-containing protein: MRTDFVIVDLETTGLNPESDQVIQIAMLREINGQTDTLAFFINPNRSIPAFVRRLTGFDTMDFSQFPTLDEVIEEIRDFIGDRLVVGHQIGFDLAFLKRAGLYIEACLDTLEWARIALPTEPSYRLENLVPEEGHFHDARNDVQATYRLLYRIRTALSHLPETTQRDLRYLLGNEWDWWQVEVLPNTRPSPLDQPHGEPNTGRELVPFPHGWQSQSWLKNPTNIGKNFEEFEQRPSQESMMAAVEQAYQDQSILLVEAGTGTGKSLAYLIPAVLVSLKQGERTVIATHTLALQEQLWNKDLPMAQQDLPVNVALVKGRGQYVCLLKSDEIRQTTTVLNESRERRIAIARLLTFIAQTDRGDYDAFNPFSREAKELWQDVMADRHACAGPRCPYAGPCFMRQARRKAEESHVVIVNHALLASHMANPVVLPEFDHVIIDEAHHFADVVERTFGMEFVMADFRRTLAENTARNGLFDHLKTHPDLFSPIEYLRAQSITLLERLEVLESMFIAETPASDYNRQAVRVTTEKFESWQGTELEKAMGLTREAMANVAQASRDIWSAAEAIFGDVIKNDPTWLRFEKWADDMSSYSLNLDQWGAPTPQQVSWWEATHLDANPQITLRFGPVDVAPLVHETLWSQIKTGVLTSATLSVAGDFDYMARSLGIPKERMRTLRLPSPFNVRANSVLAIPSDVPDVNRVEHLKELAEFLIEVVPRINGRTLVLTTSHRSLRVLADKIRPVLDPLGIVTLAQGIDGPSVRLVDQFKQSSRAVLLGAAGLWEGVDVPGADLSLVVMARLPFAAPGDPLEEARLERIAQRGQSAFYQRTLPQAVLRFQQGFGRLLRTKHDRGAVVVYDPRIIRSRYGAKFIQALAGPTILVQPAHQVRQVIQKFIVKGGHDVNETPTNFNYE; the protein is encoded by the coding sequence ATGCGAACAGATTTCGTCATTGTAGACCTCGAAACCACAGGCTTAAATCCTGAATCGGATCAAGTGATTCAAATTGCGATGCTACGGGAAATAAACGGTCAGACAGATACCCTGGCTTTTTTTATTAATCCGAATAGATCGATTCCCGCATTTGTAAGGCGGTTAACAGGGTTTGACACCATGGACTTTTCACAATTTCCGACGTTGGATGAAGTTATTGAGGAGATTCGAGACTTTATCGGCGATCGATTAGTGGTAGGACATCAAATTGGTTTTGATCTGGCTTTTCTCAAACGAGCGGGACTGTATATCGAAGCCTGTCTCGATACTTTAGAATGGGCTCGAATTGCGTTGCCAACGGAACCGTCTTACCGCCTTGAAAATTTAGTTCCAGAGGAAGGGCATTTTCATGATGCTCGTAATGATGTTCAAGCAACTTATCGCCTGTTATACCGCATTCGCACTGCGTTAAGTCATCTACCCGAAACAACACAACGAGATTTACGCTATTTACTAGGGAACGAATGGGATTGGTGGCAAGTGGAGGTTCTACCCAATACTCGCCCCTCACCTTTAGATCAGCCCCACGGGGAACCAAATACTGGGCGCGAGCTTGTGCCTTTCCCTCACGGATGGCAATCCCAAAGCTGGCTCAAAAACCCTACAAATATCGGGAAAAATTTTGAAGAATTTGAACAGCGTCCTTCTCAAGAATCTATGATGGCTGCAGTCGAGCAAGCTTACCAAGATCAGTCCATTTTGCTGGTCGAAGCAGGCACGGGAACTGGCAAGAGTCTGGCTTATCTCATTCCTGCTGTACTGGTGTCTTTGAAACAAGGAGAACGCACGGTCATTGCGACGCATACCTTAGCGCTGCAAGAGCAGTTGTGGAATAAAGATTTGCCGATGGCCCAACAGGATTTGCCGGTCAATGTAGCGTTAGTCAAAGGGCGTGGGCAGTATGTCTGTTTGCTGAAGTCTGATGAAATACGGCAAACCACGACAGTTCTCAATGAAAGCCGTGAGCGACGTATCGCTATTGCGCGGTTATTGACCTTTATTGCGCAAACGGACCGCGGCGATTACGACGCATTTAATCCGTTTTCACGAGAAGCCAAAGAGTTATGGCAAGACGTGATGGCTGATCGCCACGCGTGCGCTGGTCCTCGTTGTCCCTATGCGGGTCCATGTTTTATGCGCCAGGCCCGTCGAAAAGCGGAGGAAAGCCATGTTGTTATTGTCAATCACGCCTTACTAGCGTCTCATATGGCCAATCCAGTCGTTCTTCCGGAATTCGATCATGTGATTATTGACGAAGCCCATCACTTTGCCGATGTCGTCGAGCGGACTTTTGGGATGGAATTTGTGATGGCGGATTTTAGGCGGACATTAGCCGAAAACACGGCAAGAAATGGTCTCTTTGATCATTTGAAGACGCACCCCGACTTATTTAGTCCCATAGAATATTTGCGAGCGCAAAGTATCACTTTGCTTGAGCGTTTGGAAGTTTTAGAGAGCATGTTCATTGCGGAAACTCCTGCCAGTGATTATAACCGGCAAGCCGTGCGAGTCACTACAGAGAAGTTCGAATCATGGCAGGGAACTGAACTGGAAAAAGCGATGGGGTTGACCCGTGAGGCCATGGCGAATGTCGCACAGGCGTCACGAGATATTTGGAGTGCTGCCGAAGCGATATTTGGGGATGTGATTAAAAACGACCCTACCTGGTTACGTTTTGAGAAGTGGGCAGACGATATGTCATCGTATAGTCTGAATCTCGATCAATGGGGAGCCCCGACTCCGCAGCAGGTGAGCTGGTGGGAAGCCACACATTTAGACGCTAATCCGCAAATAACGTTGCGCTTTGGACCGGTCGATGTCGCTCCATTAGTCCATGAGACGTTATGGAGTCAAATCAAAACCGGTGTGCTGACTTCCGCGACTTTAAGTGTGGCAGGGGATTTTGATTACATGGCACGAAGTCTGGGTATTCCAAAGGAACGCATGCGCACTTTGCGATTGCCTTCGCCCTTTAATGTGCGTGCGAATAGTGTATTGGCTATTCCGTCGGATGTTCCTGATGTAAATCGCGTTGAACATCTCAAAGAGTTGGCCGAATTTCTTATAGAGGTCGTACCGCGGATTAATGGCAGGACGTTGGTTTTGACGACCTCGCACCGGAGTTTACGGGTACTGGCGGATAAAATACGTCCGGTCCTTGATCCTTTAGGTATCGTGACATTGGCCCAAGGGATTGATGGACCGAGTGTGCGATTAGTCGACCAATTTAAGCAATCGTCCCGGGCAGTTCTTCTGGGCGCTGCAGGATTGTGGGAAGGCGTAGATGTACCCGGCGCGGATCTTTCTTTGGTGGTGATGGCGCGCTTACCATTCGCGGCTCCGGGCGATCCTCTAGAGGAAGCCCGCTTGGAACGTATTGCTCAAAGAGGTCAATCTGCATTTTATCAAAGGACATTGCCCCAAGCCGTTTTGCGGTTTCAGCAAGGTTTTGGCCGGCTTTTACGCACCAAACATGATCGCGGAGCCGTTGTGGTCTATGATCCACGCATTATCCGCAGTCGGTATGGCGCCAAATTTATTCAGGCATTGGCGGGACCAACGATTTTAGTTCAGCCGGCTCATCAAGTACGCCAAGTGATTCAGAAGTTTATTGTTAAGGGAGGCCATGACGTTAATGAAACGCCAACAAATTTTAATTACGAATGA
- a CDS encoding PaaI family thioesterase, whose amino-acid sequence MDEWQNNPCFVCGNQNDQGMHVHFTYLPHEHLVRAEVVVTESWQGFKGIVHGGIIAGLLDDAMWHILWNETHVVSMTADLRVRYRKPLSINTPLLVIGKLVESTRRLMRAQAFIEQNQEVMASSEGIFLPAKGLPE is encoded by the coding sequence ATGGATGAATGGCAGAATAATCCTTGCTTTGTATGTGGTAACCAAAATGATCAGGGGATGCATGTGCATTTTACCTATCTACCCCATGAACATCTGGTTCGCGCCGAGGTCGTGGTAACGGAATCGTGGCAAGGCTTCAAAGGGATTGTTCATGGCGGGATTATTGCTGGACTTCTTGACGATGCGATGTGGCATATCCTGTGGAATGAAACGCATGTGGTGTCTATGACAGCGGACTTGAGAGTCCGTTACCGCAAACCGCTCTCTATTAATACCCCTTTGCTGGTAATAGGGAAATTAGTCGAATCAACACGGCGGCTTATGCGCGCCCAGGCTTTTATTGAACAAAATCAAGAGGTTATGGCCAGTTCCGAAGGTATTTTTCTTCCGGCCAAGGGTCTTCCTGAATGA
- a CDS encoding amidohydrolase, with protein MDDAFRIFRPGQLTWEDGRIVSVGPVEDDATSVDQLIHVTGGILLPGFYNGHNHAAMTLFRGLADDSPIFEWLEKHIWPVEAKLTAEDIYIGTLLAAVEMIKSGTVGYADMYFEMDAVAKATVESGLRGWLSRGLIGQDDEDDKLNDAIAFATRWKEHPLITPMLGPHAPYTCSPKFLERVAEKAKAHQLGIHIHLSESLDEVAQIRNRFGVTPIQLAAQTGIFENRTLIAHGVHIEPEDIPFLEPMQGGVISCPVSNAKLGNGIMPYNLLQQAGIAVGLGTDGAASTNSLDMFLEMKAMAWMQKVREGKPESFQAQTALMLATRGSARVLGFPGGILESGRPADFIVVDNTAPYMTPDIDTTANLVYAATGHDVLYTIVNGQILLAEGMLTTLDERAIRAEVQNRVARLLSI; from the coding sequence ATGGACGACGCATTTCGCATTTTTCGACCTGGACAACTTACCTGGGAAGATGGGAGGATTGTAAGTGTTGGCCCGGTAGAAGATGATGCGACTTCGGTGGATCAACTCATTCATGTAACCGGAGGCATTTTGCTGCCTGGTTTTTATAATGGCCACAATCATGCTGCCATGACATTGTTTCGAGGCCTAGCCGACGATAGCCCTATTTTCGAATGGCTTGAAAAACATATTTGGCCCGTAGAAGCTAAACTGACGGCCGAGGACATTTATATTGGCACGTTGCTGGCAGCGGTAGAAATGATCAAATCGGGCACGGTGGGCTATGCCGATATGTATTTCGAAATGGACGCGGTCGCCAAGGCTACAGTGGAAAGTGGCTTGAGAGGTTGGCTTAGCCGTGGACTTATCGGTCAAGATGACGAAGACGACAAACTAAACGACGCCATTGCATTTGCCACCCGTTGGAAAGAACATCCCTTGATTACACCGATGCTCGGTCCTCACGCTCCCTATACATGTTCGCCAAAATTTTTAGAGCGCGTTGCTGAGAAGGCAAAGGCACATCAATTAGGTATTCATATCCATTTGTCAGAGAGCCTGGATGAGGTGGCCCAAATCCGAAATCGATTCGGTGTCACGCCCATTCAATTAGCTGCCCAAACAGGGATTTTTGAAAACCGAACGCTTATTGCCCACGGCGTTCACATCGAGCCGGAAGATATTCCGTTTCTTGAACCAATGCAAGGTGGAGTCATTTCCTGTCCCGTGAGCAATGCGAAATTGGGAAATGGGATAATGCCCTACAATTTACTACAACAAGCGGGGATTGCGGTAGGGTTGGGAACAGACGGCGCCGCCTCGACGAATTCATTAGATATGTTTTTGGAAATGAAGGCCATGGCATGGATGCAAAAAGTGCGGGAAGGGAAACCGGAAAGTTTTCAGGCACAAACAGCTCTGATGCTGGCAACGCGGGGCAGTGCCAGGGTATTGGGGTTTCCTGGGGGAATATTGGAATCGGGGAGGCCAGCCGACTTCATCGTTGTGGATAATACCGCTCCTTATATGACGCCCGACATTGATACAACGGCCAATCTCGTCTATGCGGCGACAGGACATGATGTTCTCTATACGATTGTCAATGGTCAAATCCTTCTGGCTGAGGGGATGTTAACGACACTCGATGAACGTGCGATTCGTGCCGAGGTACAAAATCGAGTGGCCAGGCTTTTATCCATTTAG